The DNA segment GCAAGGAAGAGACACGCTGGTTCTCAGCTATTCGTCCCCAATAACCTTCCATCAACGCTTGCTGTTCATTCTTACTAACTCCTTCTGAATGCTGTTTAGCTATTCCTGAAAGATGAGCAGAGCGTACGTTTGTGGGTGTGGTTTTCTTTGCTGTTGCCAATTAATTATCACCGCCGTTAATGTTTCTATGAAACAACTATTTTATCTAATATTAACTGAAGATTGGTCATGTTGCGCCACGTATTGATTCTAGGTTTATATGCCCAACCTTCAAAGTCACTCGTGTCATTAAGCATGTTTACTGCATCAAACCCAATTAAAGTGGAGTCTCCTATATCTATTTTTACATGTCTCCCCGTCTTACCTAAGGGAGAGAGTTCTGCAATGCCTTTATAAGGAGAGTAAAGTTTCGGAGCGGGGTTATCCATTCCGAAGGGGCCTATTTCTTCCCCCCTTTTCCAAACATCAAGAGGCAGTTCTGAGGGCTCCCAATACAGAACTTCTTCCTTCTCTCCATTTGTCTCTGCCTTGGAAAGAAGGTATTCCATTTTATCTCTCAATTCTGACCAATTAGAGTCAGAAACGCTGAAGCCGGCTGCTAACTTATGACCTCCCCAAGTGTTTAGAAGCGGAGAAAGTTCTTTTAAAATTGCCACGGCATCTCCGCCTTTCGGCATACGCAAGGTGCCTCGCATATTTTCGCCTACAGGTGCCACAAGTGCTACTGGTGCATTTTTGCTGAGGCAAACCCTGCTAGCAACACTGCTCAGTATTCCGACAACCCATTCATCATTGGTTAAAACATAATGATAATCCGGTTCTTCGGATGCATCAACCTGTGCAAGGACCTTTGAGGAAAGAGCTCTCCGTTTTTGATTTAAGAAAATTATTTTATCAACAAAACTCTCTAGATTGTCACCGGAAAAAAGTATTTTTACAGCAGTATCAGCTACGTCCAAACGACCAGCAGCATTCAAGCTTGGAATTATCCGCATAGATAAATCTTCTTCTACTAGCAAAGCAGGAACTATATCTAGTTTTTCCATGAGCATATGGAGCCCTTGTCGCGGAGCAGTTCGAAGCACTTGAATTCCCTTTTGTACCAAACTCCTGTTTAAAGGTGAAGCCATGGATACACAGTCCGCAATAGTGGCCAAAGCTACTAAATCCAACATTTTTATGAGTTTTTTGGGCGGCAGTATCTCATTTTGCCAAGCCCAACTCCAAACAACAGCGGCTGCACATAATTTTTTCGCCATGCTATCCCCTGATATTTGGGGGTTTACCATCGTATCCTGCAGTGCAGGAGTGCCTTCAACAAGGTGGTGGTCAAAGATAATGACTGGAATTCCACTATCTTTAATTATTTTGACGGCTTCCACGTCTTTAGAGCCACAATCAACAACTATAACCAAGTCAAACTTTCTTTTAGCTATGTTTTGTGCGATGTCTGTGTGCAACCCGTACCCCTTACTAAACCTGTGGGGAATATAATATCTTACACTTGCACCTTTGGTCATTGCTATTTCCGTGGCTATCGCCGTAGACGAAATCCCGTCCACATCATAGTCTCCATATACGAGAACTTCTGATCTGCTAGAGAGATTCCGCATCAAAGCCACAGCTTCAGAGCTGTCTGTCCCTAAATTAAGGGTTTCCAGCAATTTTTCCATGTTCGGATTTAACCAGCTCTCTATTTCTGAGACGGATGAATCTACTGTAATGCCTCTCATTTCAAGCAGTGCCGCTTGGAACAGGTTGCATCCCAATTTCACAGACAAGTCTGCAGTTGTGGTTGATGGTCTAACTATATTTAAATCATCTACAAAACAGCGTTCTACCAAAACTATTCTGCCATTTCGCTATCAGTTTGTATGACTTCACTAGTTGCAAAAACATCTTCTTCGTCGGATGCAATATGAGTTGAGTAATGTTCTTTTGCTATAGATTCCAGCATAGCTTTCTTTTCATCTTCAAAAGCTTTTATCTTTTCATCCTTTTGTTTTATTTCTTTCTTGTATTTGCTTCTCATTTCGAACATTGATAGCACTGAAAAGATCCACATTATAGCAGCGCCGGCACAGAAGATTAAAACTTCCCAAACCCCCTGAGGGAAAGCTTTTTCAAACATAAAAAAGCGTACGGTAACTTCTTCAATATTT comes from the Synergistaceae bacterium genome and includes:
- a CDS encoding recombinase RecJ; translated protein: MVERCFVDDLNIVRPSTTTADLSVKLGCNLFQAALLEMRGITVDSSVSEIESWLNPNMEKLLETLNLGTDSSEAVALMRNLSSRSEVLVYGDYDVDGISSTAIATEIAMTKGASVRYYIPHRFSKGYGLHTDIAQNIAKRKFDLVIVVDCGSKDVEAVKIIKDSGIPVIIFDHHLVEGTPALQDTMVNPQISGDSMAKKLCAAAVVWSWAWQNEILPPKKLIKMLDLVALATIADCVSMASPLNRSLVQKGIQVLRTAPRQGLHMLMEKLDIVPALLVEEDLSMRIIPSLNAAGRLDVADTAVKILFSGDNLESFVDKIIFLNQKRRALSSKVLAQVDASEEPDYHYVLTNDEWVVGILSSVASRVCLSKNAPVALVAPVGENMRGTLRMPKGGDAVAILKELSPLLNTWGGHKLAAGFSVSDSNWSELRDKMEYLLSKAETNGEKEEVLYWEPSELPLDVWKRGEEIGPFGMDNPAPKLYSPYKGIAELSPLGKTGRHVKIDIGDSTLIGFDAVNMLNDTSDFEGWAYKPRINTWRNMTNLQLILDKIVVS
- a CDS encoding LapA family protein, yielding MRSYILAITLTMFLSALFAYQNIEEVTVRFFMFEKAFPQGVWEVLIFCAGAAIMWIFSVLSMFEMRSKYKKEIKQKDEKIKAFEDEKKAMLESIAKEHYSTHIASDEEDVFATSEVIQTDSEMAE